From Deferrisoma camini S3R1, the proteins below share one genomic window:
- the feoB gene encoding ferrous iron transport protein B has product MPGRCHSSAAPQADPSLRKIVLVGNPNVGKSALFNRITGTYVVVSNYPGTTVEVSRGRLRLGSTDVEVEDTPGMYSLLPITEEERVARDILLESHADAVLHVVDAKNLKRMLPMTLQLIEAGLPVVLVLNMIDEAERLGVRIDTDRLARSLGVPVATTAALTGRGVKELIARLGEAGRGRTLPEIYYGPEVEAALARVEPLVPARAGLCPRALALLLLQGDERLEETLGLSAADVERVAEARSEVERRAGAPASLLIPERLHDEAARLADEVFRAPEAGRVTWAERLSKWMMHPVTGLPILAVVLYYGLYKFVGGFGAGTVVDFLEGHVFETYVNPWVNDAVTRWIPWPWLQELIGLDYGVVTLGLRYAVAIILPIVGTFFIAFSIIEDSGYLPRLAMLVDRLFKAIGLNGRAVIPMTLGFGCDTMATMVTRTLETTRERIIATVLLALAIPCSAQLGVILGMMSAEPRAMAVWAAFVIGVFLLIGWLTARILPGEPPMFYMEIPPLRLPRPGAVAVKTLTRMQWYFAEILPLFLLASVLIWLGKITGLFDAAVSGLGVVMRWIGLPKEAAVAFLFGFFRRDYGAAGLYDLQSRGLLTGNQLAVAAITLTLFVPCIAQFLVMQKERGTKTALAIAGFVFTFAFGVGALVNVVLTALGVKL; this is encoded by the coding sequence ATGCCTGGTCGTTGTCACTCGTCTGCCGCGCCCCAAGCCGATCCGTCCCTGCGGAAGATCGTGCTGGTGGGCAACCCCAATGTGGGTAAGAGCGCGCTGTTCAACCGGATCACCGGCACCTACGTGGTGGTGTCGAACTACCCGGGCACCACGGTGGAGGTGTCGCGGGGAAGGCTGCGTCTGGGGTCCACGGACGTGGAGGTGGAGGACACCCCGGGCATGTACAGCCTGCTGCCCATCACCGAGGAGGAGAGGGTGGCCCGGGACATCCTCCTGGAGTCCCACGCCGACGCGGTGCTCCACGTGGTGGACGCCAAGAACCTGAAGCGCATGCTGCCCATGACCCTCCAGCTGATCGAGGCCGGCCTGCCGGTGGTCCTGGTTCTCAACATGATCGACGAGGCCGAGCGGCTGGGGGTGCGGATCGACACGGATCGGCTCGCCCGGTCCCTGGGGGTGCCGGTGGCCACCACGGCCGCCCTCACCGGACGGGGGGTGAAGGAGCTGATCGCTCGTCTCGGCGAGGCGGGAAGGGGCCGGACCCTTCCGGAGATCTACTACGGCCCCGAGGTGGAGGCCGCCCTCGCCCGGGTGGAGCCCCTGGTCCCGGCCCGGGCCGGCCTCTGCCCCCGGGCCCTGGCCCTGCTGCTCCTCCAGGGTGACGAGCGGCTGGAGGAGACCCTGGGGCTGTCGGCCGCGGACGTGGAGCGGGTGGCCGAGGCCCGCAGTGAGGTGGAGCGCAGGGCCGGAGCCCCGGCGAGCCTGCTGATCCCCGAGCGCCTCCACGACGAGGCCGCCCGCCTCGCGGACGAGGTGTTCCGGGCGCCGGAGGCCGGGCGGGTGACCTGGGCGGAGCGGTTGAGCAAGTGGATGATGCACCCCGTGACCGGTCTGCCGATCCTGGCGGTGGTGCTCTACTACGGGCTGTACAAGTTCGTGGGGGGGTTCGGGGCGGGGACGGTGGTGGACTTCCTGGAAGGGCACGTGTTCGAGACCTATGTGAACCCCTGGGTCAACGACGCGGTGACCCGATGGATCCCGTGGCCGTGGCTCCAGGAGCTGATCGGGCTGGACTACGGGGTGGTGACCCTGGGGCTTCGCTACGCGGTGGCGATCATCCTTCCGATCGTGGGCACGTTCTTCATCGCCTTCTCGATCATCGAGGACTCCGGCTACCTGCCCCGGTTGGCCATGCTGGTGGATCGGCTGTTCAAGGCGATCGGGCTGAACGGCCGGGCGGTCATCCCCATGACCCTCGGGTTCGGGTGCGACACCATGGCTACCATGGTGACCCGTACCCTGGAGACCACCCGGGAGCGGATCATCGCCACGGTCCTGCTGGCCCTGGCCATTCCTTGCAGCGCCCAGCTGGGGGTGATCCTGGGCATGATGTCGGCCGAGCCCCGGGCCATGGCGGTGTGGGCGGCGTTCGTCATAGGGGTGTTCCTCCTGATCGGGTGGCTCACGGCCCGGATCCTCCCCGGGGAGCCTCCGATGTTCTACATGGAGATCCCTCCCCTTCGCCTGCCGCGGCCCGGAGCCGTGGCGGTGAAGACCCTGACCCGCATGCAGTGGTACTTTGCCGAGATCCTGCCCCTGTTCCTGCTGGCCAGCGTGCTGATCTGGCTCGGCAAGATCACCGGCCTGTTCGACGCGGCGGTGTCCGGCCTGGGCGTGGTGATGAGGTGGATCGGGCTGCCCAAGGAGGCGGCCGTGGCGTTCCTGTTCGGGTTCTTCCGGCGCGACTACGGGGCCGCCGGTCTGTACGACCTGCAGTCCCGGGGGCTGCTGACCGGAAACCAGCTGGCCGTGGCCGCGATCACCCTGACCCTGTTCGTGCCGTGCATCGCCCAGTTCCTGGTGATGCAGAAGGAGCGGGGCACCAAGACGGCGCTGGCCATCGCCGGGTTCGTGTTCACGTTCGCCTTCGGGGTGGGCGCCCTGGTGAACGTCGTCTTGACGGCCTTGGGGGTGAAGCTATGA
- a CDS encoding metal-dependent transcriptional regulator: protein MKLDERAEEALETLWETLEEGKPRSTMPSGEDLQALADLGLVTGQGESVGFTDRGREEARQVIRRHRLAERLMNDVVDTARADMEAAACQMEHALRPGVEERVCELLGHPETCPHGRPIPPGPCCERARAEGERYVAPLAHLRPGEEGTVAYLRTQDSKKLQKLMAMGVRPGSRLQVEQAYPAYVFTVGFSRFAVDADMAGLIMVRRDGEPPPRRRRRRWGFRFGG from the coding sequence ATGAAGTTGGACGAGCGGGCGGAGGAGGCTCTGGAGACCCTGTGGGAGACCTTGGAGGAGGGCAAGCCCCGGAGCACCATGCCGAGCGGCGAGGATCTCCAGGCCCTGGCGGACCTGGGGTTGGTCACCGGGCAGGGGGAGTCGGTGGGGTTCACCGACCGGGGTAGGGAGGAGGCCCGCCAGGTGATCCGGCGGCACCGGTTGGCCGAGCGGCTGATGAACGACGTGGTGGACACGGCCCGGGCCGACATGGAGGCAGCGGCGTGCCAGATGGAGCACGCCCTGAGGCCCGGGGTGGAGGAGAGGGTGTGCGAGCTCCTCGGTCACCCCGAGACCTGCCCCCACGGTCGGCCGATCCCTCCGGGGCCGTGCTGCGAGAGGGCGCGGGCCGAAGGCGAGCGCTACGTAGCACCCCTGGCCCACCTGCGGCCCGGCGAGGAGGGTACGGTCGCCTACCTGCGCACCCAAGACTCCAAGAAGCTCCAAAAGCTCATGGCCATGGGCGTACGGCCCGGCAGCCGGCTGCAGGTGGAGCAGGCGTACCCCGCCTACGTGTTCACGGTGGGGTTCAGCCGGTTCGCGGTGGACGCGGACATGGCCGGCCTGATCATGGTGCGCCGGGACGGGGAGCCGCCGCCCCGACGGCGCCGGAGGCGGTGGGGGTTCCGGTTCGGGGGGTGA
- a CDS encoding TMEM165/GDT1 family protein — protein sequence MTEPMDLSAFASTLGLVFVAELGDKTQLATLALAARYPWRPVLAGVVAAFALLNAAAVTVGGVAAAAVPPAWIQVGAGGLFLLFGGLSFVSRDEPGNESGPGARSLGPFGTSFLLILVSELGDKTQLATAGLAARWAAPLEVFAGSCLALWGVSGLALAVGVRIHRWIPARRIRRIAGLLFLAFGLATLWPLVVGRP from the coding sequence GTGACCGAACCGATGGACCTCTCGGCGTTCGCATCGACCCTGGGCCTCGTGTTCGTGGCCGAGCTCGGGGACAAAACCCAGCTCGCCACCCTGGCCCTGGCCGCGCGGTACCCGTGGAGGCCGGTGCTGGCGGGGGTGGTGGCCGCGTTCGCCCTGCTCAACGCCGCCGCGGTGACCGTGGGAGGGGTGGCTGCGGCCGCGGTGCCCCCGGCCTGGATCCAGGTCGGGGCAGGCGGCCTGTTCCTCCTGTTCGGCGGGCTCTCCTTCGTGAGCCGGGACGAGCCCGGAAACGAAAGCGGCCCCGGGGCGCGATCCCTGGGGCCGTTCGGCACCTCGTTCCTGTTGATCCTCGTCTCCGAGCTGGGCGACAAGACCCAGCTCGCCACGGCAGGCCTCGCGGCCCGATGGGCCGCGCCCCTTGAGGTGTTCGCCGGCTCCTGCCTGGCGCTGTGGGGCGTGAGCGGCCTGGCCCTGGCGGTGGGTGTCCGGATCCACCGCTGGATCCCTGCCCGCCGGATCCGGAGGATCGCCGGGCTCCTGTTCCTCGCCTTCGGCCTGGCCACCTTGTGGCCGTTGGTCGTCGGCCGTCCCTGA
- a CDS encoding carbohydrate kinase family protein, whose amino-acid sequence MRRYDVVCIGRACVDEILVVDSFPAEDTKAPLRERLTEGGGQASTAACLAAHLGGRVAFLGVLGEDAPGRFARQRMARFGVDLGPCPRPRGRTPVAFCLASRATGSRTIVYEPSAEPLTERDVPPSLIPEASVILVDPQAEHLLPYLAPLCRQAGTLVVADAEHARPGWERTWGLVDVLAAGSSFLAEAFPGLSPVAALERLGTAARGLCLATLGPDGALAWIDGKPRRFPAPRVEVRDTTGAGDAFHGALALALARGVAVPAAIGWAVRVASLCCRGLGGRSFPGLDEARPFPWEPR is encoded by the coding sequence GTGCGTCGGTACGACGTGGTGTGCATCGGCCGGGCGTGCGTGGACGAGATCCTGGTGGTGGACTCGTTTCCCGCGGAGGACACCAAGGCGCCCTTGCGGGAGCGCCTCACCGAGGGCGGGGGCCAGGCGTCCACCGCCGCATGCCTGGCGGCCCACCTGGGGGGGAGGGTGGCGTTCCTGGGGGTGCTGGGCGAAGACGCCCCGGGGCGGTTCGCTCGACAGCGCATGGCCCGCTTCGGGGTGGACCTGGGCCCCTGCCCTCGACCCCGGGGTCGAACCCCCGTGGCGTTCTGCCTGGCCTCCCGGGCCACGGGCAGCCGCACGATCGTGTACGAGCCGTCGGCCGAGCCGCTGACCGAACGGGACGTGCCCCCTTCCCTGATCCCAGAGGCCTCGGTGATCCTGGTGGACCCCCAGGCCGAGCACCTCCTCCCCTACCTCGCACCCCTGTGCCGGCAGGCCGGAACCCTGGTGGTGGCCGACGCCGAGCACGCCCGGCCGGGCTGGGAGCGCACCTGGGGTCTCGTGGACGTGCTCGCGGCGGGCAGCTCGTTCCTGGCCGAGGCGTTTCCCGGTCTTTCGCCCGTCGCGGCCCTGGAGCGGCTCGGCACGGCGGCCCGGGGCCTCTGCCTGGCCACCCTGGGGCCGGACGGGGCCCTGGCCTGGATCGACGGGAAACCCCGGCGGTTCCCCGCGCCCCGGGTGGAGGTCCGCGACACCACCGGAGCCGGCGACGCCTTCCACGGCGCCCTGGCCCTGGCGTTGGCCCGGGGCGTGGCCGTGCCCGCGGCGATCGGCTGGGCCGTGCGGGTCGCCAGCCTGTGCTGCCGCGGGCTGGGGGGTCGGAGCTTTCCCGGGCTGGACGAAGCCCGCCCGTTCCCTTGGGAGCCCCGATAG
- a CDS encoding NAD(P)/FAD-dependent oxidoreductase yields MPTIAVVGCGIAGDEAAFAARRADPTARVVVFTAEPDPLISPCVLADYVAGEIPRERTVLRRPGEYARAGIELRLNDPVREWDPDRRELVTDSGRFAFDRLVFATGSRAAFPDLPGVDLPGVLSLRTLGDADRMRRAPAGRAVVVGTGLVGVEAAWALRERGWDVTLVGRRHRVLPRLFDEPIAGRLAEALERMGIRLVLGESPVEVLGTGRSEGLRTSRSTYPADLVVFGAGQRPQAELAAAGGVPLGPSGGIATDPTMATGLEGAYACGDCAETVDRLTGRRGVFMLWNNARLQGRVAGRAAAGAPARFPGSLGVSTVHAGDRAAASVGLPAAEHRDGSADLVHRVTPDGELSLVIRNGRVVGAQALGNTARIGGLLGAVLRHVQAEPLVRTPPAWAVRLRALRAFGPLEGSKARKLEG; encoded by the coding sequence GTGCCGACCATCGCCGTGGTGGGGTGCGGCATCGCCGGCGACGAGGCCGCGTTCGCCGCCCGACGGGCCGACCCCACGGCCCGGGTGGTGGTGTTCACGGCCGAGCCCGACCCGCTGATCAGCCCCTGCGTGCTGGCCGACTACGTGGCCGGGGAGATTCCGCGGGAGCGCACGGTGCTGCGCCGACCCGGGGAGTACGCCCGGGCCGGCATCGAGCTTCGCCTGAACGATCCGGTCCGGGAGTGGGACCCGGACCGCCGGGAGCTGGTCACCGACTCCGGCCGGTTCGCCTTCGACCGCCTGGTGTTCGCCACGGGCAGCCGGGCCGCGTTCCCCGACCTTCCGGGGGTGGATCTGCCCGGGGTGCTGTCCCTTCGCACCCTGGGCGATGCCGACCGGATGCGCCGGGCGCCGGCCGGTCGGGCCGTGGTGGTGGGCACGGGCCTGGTGGGGGTGGAGGCGGCCTGGGCCCTGCGGGAGCGGGGCTGGGACGTGACCCTGGTGGGCCGCCGCCACCGGGTGCTGCCCCGGCTGTTCGACGAGCCCATCGCCGGGCGGCTGGCCGAGGCCCTGGAGCGGATGGGTATCCGGCTGGTGTTGGGCGAGAGCCCCGTGGAGGTCCTGGGAACCGGGCGGTCCGAAGGGCTTCGCACGAGCCGCAGCACCTATCCCGCGGACCTGGTGGTGTTCGGGGCGGGCCAGCGACCCCAGGCGGAGCTCGCCGCGGCAGGGGGGGTCCCCCTGGGGCCCTCCGGGGGGATCGCCACGGACCCGACCATGGCCACGGGGCTCGAAGGTGCGTACGCCTGCGGCGACTGCGCCGAGACCGTGGACCGGCTCACCGGCCGGCGGGGGGTGTTCATGCTGTGGAACAACGCCCGGCTCCAGGGCCGGGTCGCCGGCCGGGCGGCCGCCGGCGCGCCGGCCCGGTTCCCGGGCAGCCTGGGGGTGTCCACGGTGCACGCCGGGGACCGGGCGGCCGCGTCCGTGGGCCTGCCCGCGGCCGAGCACCGGGACGGATCGGCCGACCTGGTGCATCGGGTCACCCCGGACGGGGAGCTGAGCCTGGTGATCCGCAACGGCCGGGTGGTGGGGGCCCAAGCCCTGGGAAACACCGCCCGGATCGGCGGCCTGCTCGGGGCGGTGCTCCGCCACGTCCAGGCCGAGCCCTTGGTTCGCACCCCCCCGGCCTGGGCGGTGCGCCTGCGCGCCCTTCGGGCCTTCGGCCCGCTGGAAGGCTCAAAGGCTAGAAAGCTGGAAGGCTAG
- a CDS encoding MoaD/ThiS family protein, translating to MAIVVRFLGFPEIKRILGRTEFRVEADPPTLAGLLEALRAQGVPVDDAVVTEEGHVRPTVQVIRNGDDWIPRDRPDTPLGPDDEITFLFMMAGG from the coding sequence ATGGCGATCGTGGTGCGATTTCTCGGTTTTCCGGAGATCAAGCGAATCCTCGGCCGCACCGAGTTTCGGGTGGAGGCCGACCCCCCCACCCTGGCCGGCCTGCTCGAGGCACTGCGCGCGCAGGGCGTGCCGGTGGACGACGCCGTGGTGACCGAGGAGGGGCACGTGCGGCCCACGGTCCAGGTGATCCGCAACGGGGACGACTGGATCCCCCGGGACCGGCCCGACACCCCCCTGGGGCCGGACGACGAGATCACCTTCCTGTTCATGATGGCCGGGGGCTGA
- a CDS encoding 4Fe-4S dicluster domain-containing protein, producing MKILAVDEKRCTGCRLCELVCSVRHEGAADPARARIQIVKWEEEGVYLPMACRQCEDAPCAAVCPVNAIGRDPELGRVTTDHDLCIGCRACVSACPFGVLGFHEDRGKTFRCDLCHGDPTCVKFCETRALRYEEGDRVVAGRRRAAAARFRQAVAE from the coding sequence ATGAAGATTCTGGCCGTGGACGAAAAACGATGCACGGGGTGCCGCCTGTGTGAGCTGGTGTGCTCGGTGCGCCACGAGGGGGCCGCGGACCCGGCCCGGGCCCGGATCCAGATCGTGAAGTGGGAGGAGGAGGGGGTGTACCTGCCCATGGCCTGTCGCCAGTGCGAGGACGCGCCCTGCGCGGCGGTGTGCCCGGTGAACGCCATCGGCCGGGATCCCGAGCTGGGCCGGGTCACGACCGACCACGACCTGTGCATCGGGTGCCGGGCGTGCGTGTCCGCCTGCCCGTTCGGGGTGCTGGGGTTCCACGAGGACCGGGGCAAGACCTTCCGGTGCGACCTGTGCCACGGCGACCCCACCTGCGTGAAGTTCTGCGAGACCCGGGCCCTGCGGTACGAGGAGGGCGATCGGGTGGTGGCCGGCCGTCGCAGGGCTGCCGCAGCCCGGTTCCGGCAGGCCGTGGCAGAGTAG
- a CDS encoding aldehyde ferredoxin oxidoreductase family protein yields the protein MALNRRIAYVDLSAGSVEVRDVPLELRRKYLGGRGMDAYLLYNHVEPGTDPLGPDNALVLSAGLLSGTPAPAGARCQISAKSPLTGLLGSANMGGFFGPELRYAGFDHIVIQGRAEKPVYLWVHNGSVEIRDADHLWGGDAVQTQTRLREELGDPDVKVACIGVAGENQVRFACVRTGIKNAAGRTGMGAVMGSKNLKAVAVRGTLPIRLADPEGALGYLEELVDYIQSSKYAEIMGKWGTLFIFDVTNSTGLIRTRNFQSNQMPHSEDLECEAMDRYTMGMAACFGCTMHCRHKYVLPEGRFRGQYGEGPEYTSQGAFGTEVGAASMLGVLEANQLVNLHGLDTLEVGSMIGWAMELHEKGLLPAELVGDLDLRWGNLDAVIRLIDDIAHRRGLGDVLAEGPKGAIERLGPETAYYNIHVKGMSNLHSDERPTPSLALNIATSTRGADHLRSRPAIDLYHLPPKVLERIYGKPGLSDDYRVYEGKPWMVVWQERLYALVDALGVCKFQSVFLSPNMPKAEEYARVLRLVTGLEFTPEELMEIGERVTTLERLFNLREGATRADDDLPERYFTEPTPEGLPAVRGKCIDRDRFEAMLDEYYDLHGWDREGRPTPETLARLGLDAEPTRLV from the coding sequence ATGGCCCTGAACCGAAGGATCGCCTACGTGGACCTCTCGGCCGGCTCGGTGGAGGTTCGGGACGTTCCCCTGGAGCTCCGGCGGAAGTACCTGGGCGGCAGGGGCATGGACGCCTACCTCCTGTACAACCACGTCGAGCCGGGCACCGACCCCCTGGGCCCGGACAACGCCCTGGTGCTGAGCGCCGGGCTGCTCTCGGGCACCCCGGCCCCGGCCGGGGCCCGGTGCCAGATCAGCGCCAAGTCGCCCCTGACCGGGCTGCTGGGAAGCGCCAACATGGGGGGGTTCTTCGGCCCCGAGCTCCGGTACGCCGGGTTCGACCACATCGTGATCCAGGGCCGGGCGGAGAAGCCGGTGTACCTGTGGGTGCACAACGGCTCGGTCGAGATCCGGGACGCGGACCACCTCTGGGGCGGCGACGCGGTCCAGACCCAGACCCGGCTGCGCGAGGAGCTCGGCGATCCCGACGTGAAGGTGGCCTGCATCGGCGTGGCCGGGGAGAACCAGGTCCGGTTCGCCTGCGTGCGCACCGGCATCAAGAACGCGGCCGGCCGCACCGGCATGGGGGCCGTGATGGGGTCCAAGAACCTGAAGGCGGTGGCGGTGCGGGGCACCCTTCCGATCCGGCTGGCCGACCCCGAGGGTGCGCTCGGGTACCTGGAGGAGCTGGTGGACTACATCCAGTCCTCCAAGTACGCCGAGATCATGGGAAAGTGGGGCACCCTGTTCATCTTCGACGTCACCAACTCCACCGGCCTGATCCGCACCCGCAACTTCCAGTCGAACCAGATGCCCCACTCCGAGGACCTGGAGTGCGAGGCCATGGACCGCTACACCATGGGCATGGCCGCCTGCTTCGGCTGCACCATGCACTGCCGCCACAAGTACGTGCTGCCCGAGGGCCGGTTCCGGGGCCAGTACGGAGAGGGCCCCGAGTACACCAGCCAGGGGGCGTTCGGAACCGAGGTGGGCGCGGCCAGCATGCTCGGGGTGCTCGAGGCCAATCAGCTCGTGAACCTCCACGGGCTCGACACCCTGGAGGTGGGAAGCATGATCGGCTGGGCCATGGAGCTCCACGAGAAGGGGCTCCTGCCGGCCGAGCTGGTGGGGGACCTGGACCTGCGGTGGGGCAACCTGGACGCCGTGATCCGGCTGATCGACGACATCGCCCACCGCAGGGGGCTGGGCGACGTGCTCGCCGAGGGGCCGAAGGGGGCCATCGAGCGCCTGGGCCCCGAGACCGCCTACTACAACATCCACGTCAAGGGCATGAGCAACCTCCACTCGGACGAGCGGCCCACGCCCTCGCTGGCCCTGAACATCGCCACCTCGACCCGGGGTGCCGACCACCTGCGCAGCCGGCCGGCCATCGACCTCTACCACCTGCCCCCCAAGGTGCTGGAGCGCATCTACGGCAAGCCCGGCCTGAGCGACGACTACCGGGTGTACGAGGGCAAGCCCTGGATGGTGGTGTGGCAGGAGCGGCTCTACGCCCTGGTCGACGCCCTGGGCGTGTGCAAGTTCCAGTCGGTGTTCCTGTCGCCGAACATGCCCAAGGCCGAGGAGTACGCCCGGGTGCTGAGGCTCGTGACCGGCCTGGAGTTCACGCCCGAGGAGCTGATGGAGATCGGCGAGCGGGTCACCACCCTGGAGCGGCTGTTCAACCTGCGCGAGGGCGCCACCCGGGCCGACGACGACCTGCCCGAGCGCTACTTCACCGAGCCCACGCCCGAGGGGCTGCCGGCGGTGCGGGGCAAGTGCATCGACCGGGACCGGTTCGAAGCCATGCTCGACGAGTACTACGACCTCCACGGCTGGGACCGCGAGGGTCGGCCCACGCCCGAGACCTTGGCCCGTCTGGGCCTCGACGCCGAGCCCACCCGGCTGGTGTGA
- a CDS encoding IclR family transcriptional regulator: MAGEPARYRPPAVARALEAVERLAEGGPMRLSGLAREMGVGKSSLLGVLAALEEAGWVRREGNLYRLGEGLLRVARRAYGPWEVGAVARPFLERLAERWGVTSVLGVPRADGVRIEACVPGGRGMQVSVRPGAVLPLLAPATGKALLAALPPERARALVGDGPLPRFTDRTITEAARFWAEVEGARKQGYAVDDGEYLEGVRAVAAAVTTGGEPAALVWVVGFAADLPRDMWDRVGGDLRDAADLIGKMLQPRPA, encoded by the coding sequence ATGGCAGGAGAACCCGCGCGGTACCGCCCCCCGGCCGTGGCCCGGGCCCTGGAGGCGGTGGAACGGCTGGCCGAGGGCGGCCCGATGCGCCTGAGCGGGCTGGCCCGGGAGATGGGGGTGGGAAAGAGCAGCCTCCTGGGGGTGCTCGCGGCCCTGGAGGAGGCGGGGTGGGTGCGGAGGGAGGGGAACCTCTACCGCCTGGGCGAGGGCCTGCTGCGGGTGGCCCGCCGGGCCTACGGCCCCTGGGAGGTGGGGGCGGTGGCCCGGCCGTTCCTGGAGCGCCTGGCCGAGCGATGGGGTGTGACCTCCGTGTTGGGGGTCCCGCGGGCCGATGGGGTGCGCATCGAGGCGTGCGTGCCCGGCGGGCGGGGCATGCAGGTGTCGGTCCGGCCCGGGGCGGTTCTGCCCCTGCTGGCGCCGGCCACCGGAAAGGCCCTGCTGGCCGCCCTGCCTCCGGAGCGGGCCCGCGCCCTGGTGGGAGACGGGCCCCTGCCCCGGTTCACGGACCGGACGATCACCGAAGCCGCAAGGTTCTGGGCCGAGGTGGAGGGGGCTCGGAAGCAGGGGTACGCGGTGGACGACGGGGAGTACCTGGAAGGGGTGCGGGCCGTGGCCGCGGCCGTGACGACCGGCGGAGAGCCCGCGGCCCTGGTATGGGTGGTGGGGTTTGCCGCGGACCTGCCCAGAGATATGTGGGACCGGGTCGGCGGGGACCTTCGGGACGCGGCCGACCTGATCGGCAAGATGCTCCAACCCCGCCCCGCTTGA
- a CDS encoding DUF4160 domain-containing protein, with protein MTSTVFKERGYRFFFFSREEERMHVHVISSDGEAKFWLDPEIELAKNYRFTRKQLKEIESIIEDHYDELSNAWQKHFRN; from the coding sequence ATGACTTCAACAGTATTTAAAGAACGGGGGTATAGGTTCTTCTTCTTTTCTAGGGAAGAAGAGCGAATGCATGTTCATGTAATTTCGAGCGACGGAGAAGCAAAATTTTGGCTGGATCCAGAAATTGAGCTTGCCAAAAACTATAGATTTACTCGCAAGCAATTAAAGGAAATAGAATCTATTATTGAGGATCACTACGATGAACTTAGCAATGCGTGGCAAAAACACTTCAGAAATTGA
- a CDS encoding DUF2442 domain-containing protein has product MNLAMRGKNTSEIEVTNISSFGIWMLVHGREYFMSYDEFPWFKDQPVKKIINVKEISPGHFYWPDLDVDLSEEIIKNPERFPLKAKHA; this is encoded by the coding sequence ATGAACTTAGCAATGCGTGGCAAAAACACTTCAGAAATTGAGGTGACGAATATTTCTTCTTTTGGAATTTGGATGCTGGTCCATGGAAGGGAATATTTTATGTCGTACGATGAATTTCCGTGGTTTAAGGATCAGCCGGTAAAGAAGATTATCAATGTAAAGGAAATTTCTCCTGGCCATTTTTATTGGCCCGATCTAGACGTGGATTTGAGCGAAGAAATTATCAAGAATCCGGAGCGCTTCCCCCTCAAAGCCAAGCATGCATAG